tttcttcttttgtttttcttcgGTCAGtttacgagtacatacatattAAACTGCAAGTGGAGTAGTCATGAGGCACatattattttttatttttatttttatttttatttttatttttatttttatttttatttttatttttatttttatttttattttattattatatatatatttatatattttatattttttaatCTAATTTTATGTCAAAGTGAAAAATTGTGAAAGCAAATCAACACCGGCTGACCTCCAAACCGATTGGAGGCATGGAATGTGTCTCTTGTTGCAGCCATTCCGAGTTGCAAAACCACGCGGATGTGGTTGCACGGTTGTGGTTGCGCAATTGTCAGCTTTTTCAAGTAGCAACGAAGTGCGGCGTGCGGTATTCGGGATAGTGGTATTACTGTAACTAATAGCTATCCGTACTCGTCcaagtatgtatgtactataccAACGTTACGACATATCATGAACTACCTGTGCAAGTAATTCACCAGCTAAGGCTTACTCAGCAGTTGTTATAGTAGTATGATACGAACCGGTAtatacgatactgtactgtatcgaACTCATGGAATCGGATATCAATCTTGTGAATTGACACATTCTCGATTGGGTACACCGTACGGTAAGTAAATACTTAAGGTTTTACTTAATAGAGGGTAGTGAGGTGATATGTTATTAATTAAAAAAAGAGGAAAGGGcaactacgagtacactGTGTAAGTACCATAAAAGTACTCAGTAGAACCATGATAAAAGGAGCATAAAACCACGAATGATTACTCAAACTCGAATTtgaactcgtactcgcactcgcaCTCGCTCTCGTAAGCTCCTCACGATGCTCTTTCGCACTTGTCTTTGCTTGTACCCCTTCTGATAACAACATCCCATTTCTCGTACCCAGCATAATAACAGCACATTTTAAGCAGAGGGATTCAGGGGGCGGAAAAAGTATatagaaaaaaacagaaaaatCTTGTCTCAAAAATGGGACATAatattacaagtacgagaCAGTGTCCGAAACACGATGAAACCAGAATGTATCACAACGTGCGTAACGCACTGAACCCGTATATGGACGTTCTCTCGCATCCGCCGCAAGTcagggtcacgtgacgcccAGAACCCGTACCGTATACATTTATGATCGACTGGTTGCgccatgctgctggatgcAGCCGCAGGCAGGTGTTGTATGGTATACTTTTGTAAAGGGAGCCGCCGGCCTGGGGAGTGGGCGATACAGCGAAGCAGCAGAGGAAGGTGTTTGGATGTCACGTGGGGTGGGTGGGGCAGACCCACGGATGGTGGTGTTAATGGGCGTCTTTTGACCATCTTTGGCGCGAATATGTTGGGTTGATACGCGCTAATGTGTCGTTTACTGCGATATTCTGTACCAGAGTGGGTTCTGTAGCTACGTTTTAGTTTGGAGGTTAACAGGGTCTGTTTTTTGCTTTTCTTCCATGTCTGGGGGTGGAGAGTACACAGAGTTGGAAGGTACGTACTTAcattcttgtacttgcacttgtacttgtacgtgtACGTGTACTTGTCCGTTTACCGTGGGTTGGTCAGATCCGCAGTGTTGTTAGATGGCGGGTTGTTAGATGGCGGGTTGTCCGTCCCGGCTGAACAGACCAAACATCAGGCCAGTATGAGGTTCTCACACCGCACGTACAGTCAGACTCGAGACATTCGTCACAGACGCACAGACGCACAGACGTTAGTTCAGatggtttctttttctgcgCCGACGACAGCTTGCGTAGTGGTTGCGTAGTGTTGTTGCGTGCGTTGCGTGCGTTGCGTTGTTGCGTTGTTGCGTTGTTGCGTTGTTGCgtgcttgttcttgtgcttgtaaacagagcaaagagcattgtacgatacgatagTTCGTACGATACTGCAAGCACTTTTGTGATGCAAATAATGCACAATAAAGCACAAAAACGAGGATCCGGCTGAATTTGACCGCGAGAAACAGACCTATCTCACTGTCCACTCACACCAACTTGTTTCTCCtctgttttctttttcttttttttcttctctctttacccttctttttcccccttttctcttcttttgcCCTTCCTTatatctcttctttttctcttctttttctcttctttttctcttctttttctcttctttaTCTCTTCTTTATCTCTTCATTTTCTCTTCTTTATCTCCTCTTTTCCCGTCTTTTTCTCTTattctttttctttttctttctcttaTTCTTTCTCTTATTCTTTCTCCTCTTTGCCTTTCCCTTTTCTTTTACCTtatcatctacaagtaactTGTTAAGTTTGATCGCTGCGGGAAGGCACTGAAACGGTGTGAATATCCGAACCAAAAAGCTAAAGCCCTGTCAGGGGTGATGCATGGAACCAGAGGGCCCACGCCGGAGGTGATTTGGTGACGCGGCGACGAGGTCGGGAATCCGGTGACGCGGCAACGAGCCCGTGGGTCTGGACCGTCCCAGAATCCCCATTTGCTCCGGTCCCAGAAAACCTCAATGGCTACCTCCACCGACCACTCATCCGCCTAGCGAAAACAAGGCTGAAACAGAGTCCGAAACTGGTTCGTCTCGGACCTCGCTCCCGTGGATAAGGTGCGTTTGTCATGTAGCGGGTCCCCCGACCGAGACATGAGTCTGATCCCGCCCGCCGTGACCAACTTGCCCTCCCCCCCATGAAGCGTTTTTTCCACCGCCACCAGGCGTCCCAGAGCCCGCCCATGCCTCTGTGCGACTCCCACAGGTTTGACAGCCACGACCAGTCGGCGTGGATCTCGCTGGGCAACGGCGAGAACCCCGACCCGGTCCCTCAGCTGCCCGAGGTGCCCGAGCTAGCGCCCATCcgcttctccagaatgaaCTTCGAGGTGTACTCGGGATGGAAGCCCGACAAACAGGTGATTGACGAGCGGGCCGACCCGCACGAGACCGACTCACACGAGACCGACTACACCGCTGACCGAGACCACCATAGACACAAGTCGCTGCGATCGCTACAGTCCCTGGACAGCCTGGGGTCGTCAAGCGATTCGCTGTCGCTGCCGTCGTTGCCATCATTCgcctccaccatctccgaCTCGTCGTTACTGGGCATCTGTGATCTCGACTCTCACAGTCTCGACAGTCCCCAGAGCCACCAAACCCATGTTTCGAATGATACCCTGGTCCAAACCCCCAGCAACAGTCACAACTACACAAACCactccaccagcagcttgagccATCTCGGAGACTCGCAAAAGAGCCCCGCCGCTCTTCCAAGCGCCCACTCCCTGCGGAAAACCAAATCAACGTCGTTCGACCACTCCTCCCTCCAGCCCTGGGAACTGTCGGAGGATGAGTACAACGCCTACAAAATGAACGCGCTGAAGCAGATCAAAAACCGCCGGCGTCAGGAGGGCAAGCTGCCAACcaccaaaaaacacaaacataGACCGCCCCGAATCCTTGTTCCCCAGTCACCCCCCAAGCTGCAGCTCATTTCGCCCCTGACCCCGACTTTGGCctcagctcctccatccCAGCCCCCGCCCAAGCTCCCTCTGCCCTCTCTTGCAGCTTACACCCGCATGCAAAGCAGCCAGACGGGGGGATGtgcagtacgagtagatGCACCAAACACCACCCATCGCAACGCTTCCTCTTGCACAGACCTTACTGATCAGGCTGACAACACCTTCGACACCTCTGTCGACTTTCAGGACACAAGCACGTTCTTCACAACCTCGTCTTCACCCGCCTCCGCATCTCCTCCCACATCACCTCTCTCCGCATCCACAGCGTCCATGAGGGGTCTACAAAAGACGACCACGGGCGAAAAGGCGTCGTCGGAGGACAAAAAAGACCGGCGATTAATCAGCAGACCCATGAAGGCGTTCCGCGCCGCCTGGGACGGAAAACCCGATACGGAGGTGGGTTCTACGGATTCGGCAGGTCCAGACAACAACCCTCGGCTAAAAGAGGTGGATTCGCCTATTATGCCGCGCAGGGAAGCTGACCCTAGCCCTGATAAAACCCCACCACCAGACCCTAGCCCTGTTGCCCCTGGCAACCCCGACATGGCGGCTACCAACTGTGACATTTTCGACACCTCCCCTAACCCACCCCCTAGCCAAACCCTATTACCCCAAACCGCAGTAGCTTCAGAACAGCCTCGTGTAGGTGGTAATAATAGGAGTGAAGCCGAGCTCGACGCGACCCCGACTTCTGACGCTCACCACTCGACTTGTGACGACCCTATTTCCAACGAACCGTTCCGCGATATCCTAGAGGACACGCATTCCTCCGATTTCTCCGACGACAACGACTGTGacaacagcagcgacaTCCAAGACACTGACGCAACCGGTCAAGACATGAACGGGCATCCTCGACGCgtgtcttctctctctAGCACGACTTCGATGAGGTCTCTGGACAAGTCGCGTGACAAGCCGACCAAAGATTCGCGCGAGTTGCACCAGTTGTCTTCTATTACCAAGGGACTAGTCAAGAATTCGCCCTTTTTCGATCTAGATGAGGTGAGTATTAGTGGGCTTATGAGAATGGGTATTGTGCTAtaggtacttgtaccggttgattacaagtactcttAGAAGTACTCGCGCTCGCACTGTACGTCGTGCGATGATAGGGGCTGGAAGAGGGGAATGGTTAGGTGGCATTTTCTTTTGACGTCTTTTCACGTTTGACGATCTTGAGCCACCTTTTTCTCGCCTCCTCTATTGCTCCTATTATTATTTTGCCGTTTTGCGGTGTTACTATTTTGCCGGTTGCCGTTTTACACTATCGCAATTTGCTTTTATTTTATCGCATAATTGTGGAGGGGAAAATTCAGGGGTAAACTGCCGGATTGCAGGGGACAACAATAGTACAGTGCTAACTCAGAACCGAGCGAAAAGCGGTCCTCGTGCTAGCGTGCCAACCAAGGGGCTCAAGGCAAAAGTGGGCGACCAACATAGCGGCAGCAACAGAAATAGCAGAGGTGACGGCGACACCGATTccaacagcaccaccagTGATACGACCAACGTGGAACGCGACATTAGCAGCGCCGGCACAAACaaggacacaaacaacaccGGCAAGTCTGGTAACTCAAccaacgacacaaacaacaagaTTGACCCcaccaactcctcctccacctccacttCCACTTCCACAATCAAGCTCGTCCAACCCATGCACGACCCCTCGCTGCAACAACGAGGCAGCAGTTTGAGAGCCGGTGCCGGGAGGTCGCATCCGGACTCGTCGACGGACTCGGTGGACTCGTTCAAGAGTACCAAGGAGATTCCACGCGAGTTTGCGCCCGACAGCCCGCCGTCCACGTCGCAGATTTCGACGCCCAAAAAGGAGTCGACCAACcatctcagcagcagcgtctTTGGCAGCGCAACGAGAGAGCCGAAGGACGACCCGGATCAGGAGGACTTTTCGTTTGTCGACCACAGCGACTCGGTAAAGCGGTCGGGACACAAGCCGTGGGACAAGGACGACCCGCGGGTGCGACGGAGTATTCTCGCCGAGTTTGAAAGCGATCTCAATGacctgttgttgttgagcaaAAAATCTCCTGACGGCGAAGACATGCACGATTTGGAGTTCGATCCAGAGGCAGAACCGGATGCGAATGCAGAGGCAGCTGAGGACAGAGACACTCACACCGCAACACGCGACACACCCTCCCATGACACAATCATTCCCGTGGCGCCTCCTGGTactgcctcttctgcatCTACGTCGACCACTACTGCCTCAACTTCGACTTCACCTACACCCATCACAATTCCCACCACTGCTGATGTCTCAGAACACGCCTTGGGATCCGTAACCACGGGTATCCACCCCACATCGGTCTCACCTAATACAGCAACTACGTCGCCAACGTCACCAACGTACATGgatgctcctcctcccccaccGGCAGATCCCATGCCCACCACCCCTGGAGAGGCTCTTGACGCGGAGACATTGTCACGTGGTAAGAAGGCGCCCTCCATCGCGTCAACCAGCACGACAAACACAAGCGCAAGCACGCCACTCTCGCTCAACGCCAACAAGCGGGGTCTGCGATCGGTATCATCGTCAGCGTCTCTCAAGCTGCGGACGTCTATCTTCCCGTTCAAAGGCCCTGCCTCTGCAGGTGTAGCCACGACGCCCGAAACGGCCTCCATGACCGGCAGCATGTACTCTTCCAAcaccagtatgtactcgtcgGGCAGCACTCTTGTGCGCGACAGTCCGGCGGTGATCATGGCCAAGACCCGCATGCGAACGTCTCTCAAGTCGTTCCCCATCTTGTACTACGCCGTGACGCTCTCTGGACCCGTCAACGTCAAATACAACATTGAGGGCGCCACTCCCTCGGGCCAGTATGGCATCTTGTCGCTCCCCACAGCCCCCCATCCATGGGAAAAGCCACCGGAGGACCTGGCTCTCCGAGGAGTGTGGTTCCTGCGTCTTGTGGTGGACTCAGGCACCAACACAGCCGGTGGCTTTCTCACCGACAAACTGTTTGTGCCACGGGACGTGTGGTCGCTGTCGACGTCAATGTCCGCCAAGGTCCTCGACAAGCGACTCTACATCACCGACGAGTACTGCCGGGCCATTTGCGAGTTCATGGCGTTTGCCGACTCATCTAGAACGGGCGTCAAGGGCCAGAGTTCGTCGGCGCAATCGATCGACGATGCCCTGGAGCGACTGGATGCTCGAATTGACAACCTCTCGCGACACCAATATGTGCTGAAGGCCG
The Yarrowia lipolytica chromosome 1A, complete sequence genome window above contains:
- a CDS encoding uncharacterized protein (Compare to YALI0A08165g, weakly similar to uniprot|P08640 Saccharomyces cerevisiae YIR019c STA1 extracellular alpha-1 4-glucan glucosidase), which gives rise to MKRFFHRHQASQSPPMPLCDSHRFDSHDQSAWISLGNGENPDPVPQLPEVPELAPIRFSRMNFEVYSGWKPDKQVIDERADPHETDSHETDYTADRDHHRHKSLRSLQSLDSLGSSSDSLSLPSLPSFASTISDSSLLGICDLDSHSLDSPQSHQTHVSNDTLVQTPSNSHNYTNHSTSSLSHLGDSQKSPAALPSAHSLRKTKSTSFDHSSLQPWELSEDEYNAYKMNALKQIKNRRRQEGKLPTTKKHKHRPPRILVPQSPPKLQLISPLTPTLASAPPSQPPPKLPLPSLAAYTRMQSSQTGGCAVRVDAPNTTHRNASSCTDLTDQADNTFDTSVDFQDTSTFFTTSSSPASASPPTSPLSASTASMRGLQKTTTGEKASSEDKKDRRLISRPMKAFRAAWDGKPDTEVGSTDSAGPDNNPRLKEVDSPIMPRREADPSPDKTPPPDPSPVAPGNPDMAATNCDIFDTSPNPPPSQTLLPQTAVASEQPRVGGNNRSEAELDATPTSDAHHSTCDDPISNEPFRDILEDTHSSDFSDDNDCDNSSDIQDTDATGQDMNGHPRRVSSLSSTTSMRSLDKSRDKPTKDSRELHQLSSITKGLVKNSPFFDLDENRAKSGPRASVPTKGLKAKVGDQHSGSNRNSRGDGDTDSNSTTSDTTNVERDISSAGTNKDTNNTGKSGNSTNDTNNKIDPTNSSSTSTSTSTIKLVQPMHDPSLQQRGSSLRAGAGRSHPDSSTDSVDSFKSTKEIPREFAPDSPPSTSQISTPKKESTNHLSSSVFGSATREPKDDPDQEDFSFVDHSDSVKRSGHKPWDKDDPRVRRSILAEFESDLNDLLLLSKKSPDGEDMHDLEFDPEAEPDANAEAAEDRDTHTATRDTPSHDTIIPVAPPGTASSASTSTTTASTSTSPTPITIPTTADVSEHALGSVTTGIHPTSVSPNTATTSPTSPTYMDAPPPPPADPMPTTPGEALDAETLSRGKKAPSIASTSTTNTSASTPLSLNANKRGLRSVSSSASLKLRTSIFPFKGPASAGVATTPETASMTGSMYSSNTSMYSSGSTLVRDSPAVIMAKTRMRTSLKSFPILYYAVTLSGPVNVKYNIEGATPSGQYGILSLPTAPHPWEKPPEDLALRGVWFLRLVVDSGTNTAGGFLTDKLFVPRDVWSLSTSMSAKVLDKRLYITDEYCRAICEFMAFADSSRTGVKGQSSSAQSIDDALERLDARIDNLSRHQYVLKADGDLIIDLGANSPDSDDTLTPLASSVPSESALHPVMSHPTPSTTPMTSNNRRSSDIGLLANHIFSKKEEKPKEDKDNSSSKLFKRFQRKISLANNHSNENLSISTDKSSNGRAEAPPRTPIDPHHDYGARYFNAISALYSDMEALAHYRFLLQNEARDSQAAKGYSQAVIVEAIDSCFAFSNTICRIILQDVLAMLEVYLEGGKAVLSD